A part of Variovorax sp. HW608 genomic DNA contains:
- the ndk gene encoding nucleoside-diphosphate kinase → MAIERTLSIIKPDAVAKNVIGKIVSRFEAAGLKIVAAKLVQLSRAEAEQFYAVHKERPFFKDLVEFMISGPVFVQVLEGEDAIAKNRDLMGATDPKKAAAGTIRADFADSIDANAVHGSDAPETARVEVAFFFAGLNVYAR, encoded by the coding sequence ATGGCTATCGAACGCACCCTCTCCATCATCAAGCCCGACGCAGTGGCCAAGAACGTGATCGGCAAGATCGTCTCCCGCTTCGAGGCCGCCGGCCTGAAGATCGTGGCCGCCAAGCTGGTCCAGCTGTCGCGCGCCGAGGCGGAGCAGTTCTACGCCGTCCACAAGGAGCGTCCCTTCTTCAAGGACCTCGTCGAGTTCATGATCTCGGGTCCGGTCTTCGTGCAGGTGCTCGAAGGCGAAGACGCCATCGCCAAGAACCGCGACCTGATGGGTGCCACCGACCCCAAGAAGGCAGCTGCCGGCACCATCCGCGCCGACTTCGCCGACAGCATCGATGCCAACGCTGTGCACGGCTCGGACGCTCCCGAAACCGCTCGCGTCGAAGTTGCTTTCTTCTTCGCCGGCCTCAACGTCTACGCACGCTGA
- the rlmN gene encoding 23S rRNA (adenine(2503)-C(2))-methyltransferase RlmN, protein MTTANLLDFDLEGLAAFCERLGEKRFRATQLFRWIHQRGASDFSQMTDLAKSLREKLATTARVEALPVLTQHESADGTIKWLFDVGDGNAVEAVFIPEDDRGTLCVSSQAGCAVGCRFCSTGHQGFSRNLTTGEIVAQLWFAEHFLRKHLQQGERVISNVVMMGMGEPLQNYAALVPALRTMLDDNAYGLSRRRLTVSTSGVVPMMDRLGEDCPVALAVSLHAPNDALRSDLVPLNRKYPIAELLEACKRYLAHAPRDFITFEYCMLDGVNDQPEHARQLVELVRSQGVSCKFNLIPFNPFPASGLVRSPQPRVLAFAKVLSEAGIVTTVRKTRGDDIDAACGQLAGDVKDRTHAAERMAQRRTVVLHPTLARAAKSTAKEQ, encoded by the coding sequence ATGACCACGGCCAACCTGCTCGACTTCGATCTGGAGGGATTGGCCGCGTTTTGCGAGCGGCTGGGAGAAAAGCGCTTCCGCGCCACGCAGCTGTTCCGCTGGATCCACCAGCGGGGCGCCAGCGATTTCTCTCAGATGACCGATCTCGCGAAGTCGCTTCGCGAGAAGCTCGCCACCACGGCGCGCGTCGAGGCGCTGCCGGTGCTGACCCAGCATGAATCCGCCGACGGCACGATCAAGTGGCTGTTCGACGTCGGCGACGGCAACGCGGTCGAGGCCGTGTTCATCCCCGAGGACGACCGCGGTACCTTGTGCGTCTCCTCGCAAGCCGGCTGCGCGGTCGGCTGCCGCTTCTGTTCCACCGGCCACCAGGGCTTCAGCCGCAACCTCACGACGGGTGAAATCGTGGCGCAGCTGTGGTTCGCCGAGCATTTCCTGCGCAAGCACCTGCAGCAGGGCGAGCGGGTCATCTCGAACGTCGTGATGATGGGCATGGGCGAACCGCTGCAGAACTACGCCGCGCTGGTGCCGGCGCTGCGCACCATGCTCGACGACAACGCCTATGGACTGTCGCGCCGCCGGTTGACGGTCTCGACGTCGGGCGTCGTTCCCATGATGGACCGGCTGGGCGAGGACTGTCCGGTCGCGCTCGCGGTGTCGCTCCACGCGCCGAACGATGCGTTGCGCAGCGACCTGGTGCCGCTGAACCGCAAATACCCGATCGCCGAGCTGCTAGAGGCCTGCAAGCGCTACCTCGCGCACGCGCCGCGCGACTTCATCACGTTCGAATACTGCATGCTCGACGGCGTGAACGATCAGCCGGAGCATGCGCGCCAACTGGTGGAACTGGTGCGTTCGCAAGGTGTCTCCTGCAAGTTCAACCTGATCCCGTTCAATCCGTTCCCGGCCTCCGGCCTGGTGAGGTCGCCCCAGCCCCGGGTGCTCGCTTTCGCCAAGGTTCTGAGCGAGGCGGGGATCGTGACGACGGTACGAAAGACGCGCGGCGACGACATCGATGCCGCCTGCGGCCAGCTGGCCGGCGACGTCAAGGATCGCACCCATGCGGCCGAGCGCATGGCGCAGCGGCGAACCGTTGTTTTGCATCCGACCCTTGCGAGGGCCGCCAAATCCACTGCCAAGGAGCAATGA
- the pilW gene encoding type IV pilus biogenesis/stability protein PilW: protein MSKAFPFAHEIALRALFALAAAFLLASCATKDGAVPSTSGGTNASAIVTESDESNARKRAKLRVELAIGYFQQGQTTVALDEIKQALAADPTFPDAYVLRGVVYMRLDDPAGAEDSFRRALALNPREPNALHNYGWLLCQQNRFADAQQQFNAVLSIPSYADRAKTLMTQGVCQLKAGQRAEAERSLTQAYEIDAGNPVIGYNLASVLAQREEWSRAQFYIRRINNGPSASAETLWLGIKIERQLNNREAAAQLGAQLQRRFPQSREALAFERGNFND, encoded by the coding sequence ATGAGCAAGGCTTTTCCCTTTGCGCATGAGATAGCGCTGCGAGCGCTTTTCGCGCTTGCAGCGGCATTCCTGCTGGCCTCTTGCGCGACCAAGGACGGTGCTGTGCCGAGCACCTCGGGCGGCACCAATGCCTCTGCCATCGTGACCGAGTCGGATGAATCCAATGCCCGCAAGCGCGCGAAGCTGCGCGTCGAGCTGGCCATCGGCTATTTCCAGCAAGGTCAGACCACCGTGGCGCTGGACGAGATCAAGCAGGCCCTGGCGGCGGACCCGACCTTCCCCGATGCCTACGTCCTGCGCGGCGTGGTCTACATGCGTCTGGACGACCCCGCCGGCGCCGAGGACAGCTTCCGGCGTGCGCTGGCCCTGAATCCGCGCGAGCCCAATGCGCTGCACAACTACGGGTGGCTGCTGTGCCAGCAGAACCGCTTTGCCGATGCGCAACAGCAGTTCAACGCGGTGCTGTCCATCCCCAGCTACGCGGACCGCGCCAAGACCCTCATGACGCAGGGCGTCTGCCAGCTCAAGGCGGGGCAGCGCGCGGAGGCGGAACGCAGCCTGACGCAGGCCTACGAGATCGACGCCGGCAATCCGGTGATCGGCTACAACCTCGCCTCGGTCCTGGCGCAGCGCGAGGAGTGGTCGCGCGCCCAGTTCTACATCCGTCGCATCAACAACGGCCCGTCGGCCAGCGCCGAGACGCTCTGGCTCGGCATCAAGATCGAACGCCAACTCAACAACCGTGAGGCGGCTGCGCAGCTGGGTGCCCAGTTGCAGCGTCGCTTCCCCCAGTCGCGGGAGGCGCTGGCTTTCGAGCGCGGAAATTTCAATGATTGA